A single region of the Polyodon spathula isolate WHYD16114869_AA chromosome 12, ASM1765450v1, whole genome shotgun sequence genome encodes:
- the LOC121324064 gene encoding histone-lysine N-methyltransferase EZH1-like isoform X3, with protein METQGLHTKKAQKNLLAWQKRVKSEYMRLRQLRRFRKAEKVKSQFLANRNKIQEKTAMLNEEWKKLRVQPIPATPFIGQLGTKKCVVEYGFPEFKSQTIVMRTLNTVAGVPFMHAWAPLQQNFMVEDETFLHNIPYMGDEVFEQDEAFLEELIDNYDGVHGDREGKFIDDEIFVELVDVLSKYVDEEGDEKEDGEEGAAEEEEEDEKEAETVKEEPESEEKPIIGGKRKTVTKRSEQPPPSRVPHGKIFKAIASMFPDKGTHEELKEKYKELTESPSSVKLPPQCTPSMDGPGAESVQREQSLHSFHTLFCRRCFKYDCFLHRKSREPGRSCRSRLCSPLLSFHATPNVYKRKIKEIRIETEPCGLDCFMLLKGAKEFADQNMVKSQRPRRRQRRQKQPSSSASTSGDGKEGDSDRETTSSSEGNSRCQTPIKLKQTSEQPVSVEAAQWNGAEESLFRVLHGTYYNNFCSIARLISTKTCRQVYDFAVKEALILRVPVEDGGISPQKKKRKHRLWAAHCRKIQLKKDNSSNQVYNYQPCDHPEHPCDSSCPCVMTQNFCEKFCQCNPECQNRFPGCRCKTQCNTKQCPCYLAVRECDPDLCQTCGAADHWDSKNVSCKNCSIQRGLKKHLLLAPSDVAGWGTFIKDPVQKNEFISEYCGEVISQDEADRRGRIYDKYLSSFLFNLNNDFVVDATRKGNKIRFANHSVNPNCYAKVVMVNGDHRIGIFAKRAIEKGEELFFDYRQKNGGISNSGFV; from the exons ATGGAGACTCAGGGTCTCCACACTAAGAAGGCGCAGAAGAACTTACTGGCGTGGCAGAAGAGGGTCAAGTCGGAGTACATGCGTCTGCGACAGCTCAGACGCTTTAGGAAGGCAGAAAAAGTCAAA TCACAGTTCCTGGCGAATCGCAACAAGATCCAGGAGAAGACGGCAATGTTGAATGAAGAGTGGAAGAAACTGAGGGTTCAGCCCATCCCTGCCACCCCCTTCATAGGCCAGCTCGGCACCAAAAAG TGTGTAGTGGAATACGGCTTTCCTGAGTTCAAGAGTCAGACCATTGTGATGAGGACCTTAAACACAGTGGCAGGGGTGCCCTTTATGCACGCCTGGgctccccttcaacagaacttcATG GTGGAAGATGAAACTTTCCTGCACAACATTCCGTACATGGGTGATGAGGTGTTTGAACAAGATGAGGCCTTCCTTGAAGAGCTTATTGATAACTATGACGGTGTGCATGGGGACCGAG AGGGCAAGTTCATTGACGATGAGATCTTCGTGGAGCTGGTGGACGTTTTGAGCAAGTATGTGGACGAGGAAGGGGACGAGAAGGAAGACGGAGAAGAGGGGGctgctgaggaggaggaggaggacgaaaAGGAGGCAGAGACTGTGAAGGAGGAGCCTGAGTCTGAGGAGAAGCCCATCATCGGAGGGAAGAGGAAGACTGTCACAAAGA gAAGTGAACAACCACCACCCAGCAGGGTCCCACATGGCAAGATCTTCAAAGCCATCGCCTCGATGTTTCCAGACAAGGGGACGCATGAAGAACTAAAGGAAAA GTACAAGGAGCTGACGGAGTCCCCCAGTTCTGTCAAGCTGCCGCCCCAGTGCACCCCCAGCATGGACGGGCCAGGAGCCGAGTCAGTGCAGAGGGAACAGTCCCTGCACTCCTTCCACACCCTCTTCTGCAGACGATGCTTCAAATATGATTGCTTCCTCCACCGTAAGAGCCGTGAGCCAGGCCGCTCTTGCAGGAGTCGACTGTGTAGCCCTTTGCTGT cattccaCGCCACTCCGAATGTCTACAAAAGGAAAATCAAAGAGATTCGTATTGAGACAGAGCCATGTGGGCTGGACTGCTTCATGCTGCTA AAAGGAGCCAAGGAGTTTGCGGATCAGAACATGGTGAAATCTCAGCGGCCTCGGCGACGCCAGAGACGGCAGAAGCAGCCGAGCTCATCCGCTTCCACCTCCGGGGACGGAAAAGAAGGAGACAGCGACCGCGAGACCACCAGCTCGTCTG AGGGGAACTCTCGCTGCCAGACTCCGATCAAGCTGAAACAGACTTCTGAGCAGCCGGTCAGCGTTGAGGCAGCCCAGTGGAACGGAGCTGAGGAGTCCCTCTTCAGGGTGCTGCACGGCACTTACTACAACAACTTCTGTTCCATAGCCAGGCTCATCAGCACCAAGACCTGCAGACAG GTGTATGATTTTGCTGTGAAAGAAGCTCTTATACTTCGGGTTCCAGTGGAAGATGGAGGGATATCACCACAGAAGAAGAAGAGAAAACACAG GTTGTGGGCGGCACACTGCAGAAAGATTCAGCTCAAGAAAG ataaTTCATCCAATCAGGTGTACAACTACCAACCATGTGATCACCCAGAGCACCCTTGTGACAGCTCCTGTCCCTGTGTGATGACACAGAACTTCTGTGAAAAGTTTTGCCAGTGTAACCCTGAAT GTCAGAACCGCTTCCCTGGCTGTCGCTGTAAGACCCAGTGTAACACCAAGCAGTGCCCGTGCTACCTGGCAGTGCGAGAGTGTGACCCGGACCTATGCCAGACCTGTGGGGCAGCTGACCACTGGGACAGCAAGAACGTGTCCTGCAAGAACTGCAGCATCCAGCGCGGCCTCAAGAAG CACCTGTTGCTAGCGCCTTCCGACGTCGCTGGATGGGGCACCTTCATCAAAGACCCGGTCCAAAAGAACGAGTTCATCTCGGAGTACTGTGGAGAG GTGATCTCCCAGGATGAGGCTGATCGGCGCGGGAGGATCTATGATAAATACCTGTCCAGCTTCCTGTTCAATCTCAATAACG actttGTTGTGGACGCAACTCGCAAAGGAAACAAAATCCGTTTCGCGAATCACTCTGTCAACCCGAACTGCTACGCTAAAG TGGTGATGGTGAATGGAGACCATCGAATAGGGATCTTTGCCAAAAGAGCCATTGAGAAGGGAGAGGAGCTATTCTTTGACTACAG GCAGAAAAATGGAGGTATCTCCAACTCAGGCTTTGTTTAA
- the LOC121324064 gene encoding histone-lysine N-methyltransferase EZH1-like isoform X1 produces METQGLHTKKAQKNLLAWQKRVKSEYMRLRQLRRFRKAEKVKSQFLANRNKIQEKTAMLNEEWKKLRVQPIPATPFIGQLGTKKCVVEYGFPEFKSQTIVMRTLNTVAGVPFMHAWAPLQQNFMVEDETFLHNIPYMGDEVFEQDEAFLEELIDNYDGVHGDREGKFIDDEIFVELVDVLSKYVDEEGDEKEDGEEGAAEEEEEDEKEAETVKEEPESEEKPIIGGKRKTVTKRSEQPPPSRVPHGKIFKAIASMFPDKGTHEELKEKYKELTESPSSVKLPPQCTPSMDGPGAESVQREQSLHSFHTLFCRRCFKYDCFLHRKSREPGRSCRSRLCSPLLSFHATPNVYKRKIKEIRIETEPCGLDCFMLLKGAKEFADQNMVKSQRPRRRQRRQKQPSSSASTSGDGKEGDSDRETTSSSEGNSRCQTPIKLKQTSEQPVSVEAAQWNGAEESLFRVLHGTYYNNFCSIARLISTKTCRQVYDFAVKEALILRVPVEDGGISPQKKKRKHRLWAAHCRKIQLKKDNSSNQVYNYQPCDHPEHPCDSSCPCVMTQNFCEKFCQCNPECQNRFPGCRCKTQCNTKQCPCYLAVRECDPDLCQTCGAADHWDSKNVSCKNCSIQRGLKKHLLLAPSDVAGWGTFIKDPVQKNEFISEYCGEVISQDEADRRGRIYDKYLSSFLFNLNNDFVVDATRKGNKIRFANHSVNPNCYAKVVMVNGDHRIGIFAKRAIEKGEELFFDYRYSQADALKYVGIEREIELM; encoded by the exons ATGGAGACTCAGGGTCTCCACACTAAGAAGGCGCAGAAGAACTTACTGGCGTGGCAGAAGAGGGTCAAGTCGGAGTACATGCGTCTGCGACAGCTCAGACGCTTTAGGAAGGCAGAAAAAGTCAAA TCACAGTTCCTGGCGAATCGCAACAAGATCCAGGAGAAGACGGCAATGTTGAATGAAGAGTGGAAGAAACTGAGGGTTCAGCCCATCCCTGCCACCCCCTTCATAGGCCAGCTCGGCACCAAAAAG TGTGTAGTGGAATACGGCTTTCCTGAGTTCAAGAGTCAGACCATTGTGATGAGGACCTTAAACACAGTGGCAGGGGTGCCCTTTATGCACGCCTGGgctccccttcaacagaacttcATG GTGGAAGATGAAACTTTCCTGCACAACATTCCGTACATGGGTGATGAGGTGTTTGAACAAGATGAGGCCTTCCTTGAAGAGCTTATTGATAACTATGACGGTGTGCATGGGGACCGAG AGGGCAAGTTCATTGACGATGAGATCTTCGTGGAGCTGGTGGACGTTTTGAGCAAGTATGTGGACGAGGAAGGGGACGAGAAGGAAGACGGAGAAGAGGGGGctgctgaggaggaggaggaggacgaaaAGGAGGCAGAGACTGTGAAGGAGGAGCCTGAGTCTGAGGAGAAGCCCATCATCGGAGGGAAGAGGAAGACTGTCACAAAGA gAAGTGAACAACCACCACCCAGCAGGGTCCCACATGGCAAGATCTTCAAAGCCATCGCCTCGATGTTTCCAGACAAGGGGACGCATGAAGAACTAAAGGAAAA GTACAAGGAGCTGACGGAGTCCCCCAGTTCTGTCAAGCTGCCGCCCCAGTGCACCCCCAGCATGGACGGGCCAGGAGCCGAGTCAGTGCAGAGGGAACAGTCCCTGCACTCCTTCCACACCCTCTTCTGCAGACGATGCTTCAAATATGATTGCTTCCTCCACCGTAAGAGCCGTGAGCCAGGCCGCTCTTGCAGGAGTCGACTGTGTAGCCCTTTGCTGT cattccaCGCCACTCCGAATGTCTACAAAAGGAAAATCAAAGAGATTCGTATTGAGACAGAGCCATGTGGGCTGGACTGCTTCATGCTGCTA AAAGGAGCCAAGGAGTTTGCGGATCAGAACATGGTGAAATCTCAGCGGCCTCGGCGACGCCAGAGACGGCAGAAGCAGCCGAGCTCATCCGCTTCCACCTCCGGGGACGGAAAAGAAGGAGACAGCGACCGCGAGACCACCAGCTCGTCTG AGGGGAACTCTCGCTGCCAGACTCCGATCAAGCTGAAACAGACTTCTGAGCAGCCGGTCAGCGTTGAGGCAGCCCAGTGGAACGGAGCTGAGGAGTCCCTCTTCAGGGTGCTGCACGGCACTTACTACAACAACTTCTGTTCCATAGCCAGGCTCATCAGCACCAAGACCTGCAGACAG GTGTATGATTTTGCTGTGAAAGAAGCTCTTATACTTCGGGTTCCAGTGGAAGATGGAGGGATATCACCACAGAAGAAGAAGAGAAAACACAG GTTGTGGGCGGCACACTGCAGAAAGATTCAGCTCAAGAAAG ataaTTCATCCAATCAGGTGTACAACTACCAACCATGTGATCACCCAGAGCACCCTTGTGACAGCTCCTGTCCCTGTGTGATGACACAGAACTTCTGTGAAAAGTTTTGCCAGTGTAACCCTGAAT GTCAGAACCGCTTCCCTGGCTGTCGCTGTAAGACCCAGTGTAACACCAAGCAGTGCCCGTGCTACCTGGCAGTGCGAGAGTGTGACCCGGACCTATGCCAGACCTGTGGGGCAGCTGACCACTGGGACAGCAAGAACGTGTCCTGCAAGAACTGCAGCATCCAGCGCGGCCTCAAGAAG CACCTGTTGCTAGCGCCTTCCGACGTCGCTGGATGGGGCACCTTCATCAAAGACCCGGTCCAAAAGAACGAGTTCATCTCGGAGTACTGTGGAGAG GTGATCTCCCAGGATGAGGCTGATCGGCGCGGGAGGATCTATGATAAATACCTGTCCAGCTTCCTGTTCAATCTCAATAACG actttGTTGTGGACGCAACTCGCAAAGGAAACAAAATCCGTTTCGCGAATCACTCTGTCAACCCGAACTGCTACGCTAAAG TGGTGATGGTGAATGGAGACCATCGAATAGGGATCTTTGCCAAAAGAGCCATTGAGAAGGGAGAGGAGCTATTCTTTGACTACAG
- the LOC121324064 gene encoding histone-lysine N-methyltransferase EZH1-like isoform X4, with translation METQGLHTKKAQKNLLAWQKRVKSEYMRLRQLRRFRKAEKVKSQFLANRNKIQEKTAMLNEEWKKLRVQPIPATPFIGQLGTKKCVVEYGFPEFKSQTIVMRTLNTVAGVPFMHAWAPLQQNFMVEDETFLHNIPYMGDEVFEQDEAFLEELIDNYDGVHGDREGKFIDDEIFVELVDVLSKYVDEEGDEKEDGEEGAAEEEEEDEKEAETVKEEPESEEKPIIGGKRKTVTKRSEQPPPSRVPHGKIFKAIASMFPDKGTHEELKEKYKELTESPSSVKLPPQCTPSMDGPGAESVQREQSLHSFHTLFCRRCFKYDCFLHPFHATPNVYKRKIKEIRIETEPCGLDCFMLLKGAKEFADQNMVKSQRPRRRQRRQKQPSSSASTSGDGKEGDSDRETTSSSEGNSRCQTPIKLKQTSEQPVSVEAAQWNGAEESLFRVLHGTYYNNFCSIARLISTKTCRQVYDFAVKEALILRVPVEDGGISPQKKKRKHRLWAAHCRKIQLKKDNSSNQVYNYQPCDHPEHPCDSSCPCVMTQNFCEKFCQCNPECQNRFPGCRCKTQCNTKQCPCYLAVRECDPDLCQTCGAADHWDSKNVSCKNCSIQRGLKKHLLLAPSDVAGWGTFIKDPVQKNEFISEYCGEVISQDEADRRGRIYDKYLSSFLFNLNNDFVVDATRKGNKIRFANHSVNPNCYAKVVMVNGDHRIGIFAKRAIEKGEELFFDYRYSQADALKYVGIEREIELM, from the exons ATGGAGACTCAGGGTCTCCACACTAAGAAGGCGCAGAAGAACTTACTGGCGTGGCAGAAGAGGGTCAAGTCGGAGTACATGCGTCTGCGACAGCTCAGACGCTTTAGGAAGGCAGAAAAAGTCAAA TCACAGTTCCTGGCGAATCGCAACAAGATCCAGGAGAAGACGGCAATGTTGAATGAAGAGTGGAAGAAACTGAGGGTTCAGCCCATCCCTGCCACCCCCTTCATAGGCCAGCTCGGCACCAAAAAG TGTGTAGTGGAATACGGCTTTCCTGAGTTCAAGAGTCAGACCATTGTGATGAGGACCTTAAACACAGTGGCAGGGGTGCCCTTTATGCACGCCTGGgctccccttcaacagaacttcATG GTGGAAGATGAAACTTTCCTGCACAACATTCCGTACATGGGTGATGAGGTGTTTGAACAAGATGAGGCCTTCCTTGAAGAGCTTATTGATAACTATGACGGTGTGCATGGGGACCGAG AGGGCAAGTTCATTGACGATGAGATCTTCGTGGAGCTGGTGGACGTTTTGAGCAAGTATGTGGACGAGGAAGGGGACGAGAAGGAAGACGGAGAAGAGGGGGctgctgaggaggaggaggaggacgaaaAGGAGGCAGAGACTGTGAAGGAGGAGCCTGAGTCTGAGGAGAAGCCCATCATCGGAGGGAAGAGGAAGACTGTCACAAAGA gAAGTGAACAACCACCACCCAGCAGGGTCCCACATGGCAAGATCTTCAAAGCCATCGCCTCGATGTTTCCAGACAAGGGGACGCATGAAGAACTAAAGGAAAA GTACAAGGAGCTGACGGAGTCCCCCAGTTCTGTCAAGCTGCCGCCCCAGTGCACCCCCAGCATGGACGGGCCAGGAGCCGAGTCAGTGCAGAGGGAACAGTCCCTGCACTCCTTCCACACCCTCTTCTGCAGACGATGCTTCAAATATGATTGCTTCCTCCACC cattccaCGCCACTCCGAATGTCTACAAAAGGAAAATCAAAGAGATTCGTATTGAGACAGAGCCATGTGGGCTGGACTGCTTCATGCTGCTA AAAGGAGCCAAGGAGTTTGCGGATCAGAACATGGTGAAATCTCAGCGGCCTCGGCGACGCCAGAGACGGCAGAAGCAGCCGAGCTCATCCGCTTCCACCTCCGGGGACGGAAAAGAAGGAGACAGCGACCGCGAGACCACCAGCTCGTCTG AGGGGAACTCTCGCTGCCAGACTCCGATCAAGCTGAAACAGACTTCTGAGCAGCCGGTCAGCGTTGAGGCAGCCCAGTGGAACGGAGCTGAGGAGTCCCTCTTCAGGGTGCTGCACGGCACTTACTACAACAACTTCTGTTCCATAGCCAGGCTCATCAGCACCAAGACCTGCAGACAG GTGTATGATTTTGCTGTGAAAGAAGCTCTTATACTTCGGGTTCCAGTGGAAGATGGAGGGATATCACCACAGAAGAAGAAGAGAAAACACAG GTTGTGGGCGGCACACTGCAGAAAGATTCAGCTCAAGAAAG ataaTTCATCCAATCAGGTGTACAACTACCAACCATGTGATCACCCAGAGCACCCTTGTGACAGCTCCTGTCCCTGTGTGATGACACAGAACTTCTGTGAAAAGTTTTGCCAGTGTAACCCTGAAT GTCAGAACCGCTTCCCTGGCTGTCGCTGTAAGACCCAGTGTAACACCAAGCAGTGCCCGTGCTACCTGGCAGTGCGAGAGTGTGACCCGGACCTATGCCAGACCTGTGGGGCAGCTGACCACTGGGACAGCAAGAACGTGTCCTGCAAGAACTGCAGCATCCAGCGCGGCCTCAAGAAG CACCTGTTGCTAGCGCCTTCCGACGTCGCTGGATGGGGCACCTTCATCAAAGACCCGGTCCAAAAGAACGAGTTCATCTCGGAGTACTGTGGAGAG GTGATCTCCCAGGATGAGGCTGATCGGCGCGGGAGGATCTATGATAAATACCTGTCCAGCTTCCTGTTCAATCTCAATAACG actttGTTGTGGACGCAACTCGCAAAGGAAACAAAATCCGTTTCGCGAATCACTCTGTCAACCCGAACTGCTACGCTAAAG TGGTGATGGTGAATGGAGACCATCGAATAGGGATCTTTGCCAAAAGAGCCATTGAGAAGGGAGAGGAGCTATTCTTTGACTACAG
- the LOC121324064 gene encoding histone-lysine N-methyltransferase EZH1-like isoform X2 — METQGLHTKKAQKNLLAWQKRVKSEYMRLRQLRRFRKAEKVKSQFLANRNKIQEKTAMLNEEWKKLRVQPIPATPFIGQLGTKKCVVEYGFPEFKSQTIVMRTLNTVAGVPFMHAWAPLQQNFMVEDETFLHNIPYMGDEVFEQDEAFLEELIDNYDEGKFIDDEIFVELVDVLSKYVDEEGDEKEDGEEGAAEEEEEDEKEAETVKEEPESEEKPIIGGKRKTVTKRSEQPPPSRVPHGKIFKAIASMFPDKGTHEELKEKYKELTESPSSVKLPPQCTPSMDGPGAESVQREQSLHSFHTLFCRRCFKYDCFLHRKSREPGRSCRSRLCSPLLSFHATPNVYKRKIKEIRIETEPCGLDCFMLLKGAKEFADQNMVKSQRPRRRQRRQKQPSSSASTSGDGKEGDSDRETTSSSEGNSRCQTPIKLKQTSEQPVSVEAAQWNGAEESLFRVLHGTYYNNFCSIARLISTKTCRQVYDFAVKEALILRVPVEDGGISPQKKKRKHRLWAAHCRKIQLKKDNSSNQVYNYQPCDHPEHPCDSSCPCVMTQNFCEKFCQCNPECQNRFPGCRCKTQCNTKQCPCYLAVRECDPDLCQTCGAADHWDSKNVSCKNCSIQRGLKKHLLLAPSDVAGWGTFIKDPVQKNEFISEYCGEVISQDEADRRGRIYDKYLSSFLFNLNNDFVVDATRKGNKIRFANHSVNPNCYAKVVMVNGDHRIGIFAKRAIEKGEELFFDYRYSQADALKYVGIEREIELM, encoded by the exons ATGGAGACTCAGGGTCTCCACACTAAGAAGGCGCAGAAGAACTTACTGGCGTGGCAGAAGAGGGTCAAGTCGGAGTACATGCGTCTGCGACAGCTCAGACGCTTTAGGAAGGCAGAAAAAGTCAAA TCACAGTTCCTGGCGAATCGCAACAAGATCCAGGAGAAGACGGCAATGTTGAATGAAGAGTGGAAGAAACTGAGGGTTCAGCCCATCCCTGCCACCCCCTTCATAGGCCAGCTCGGCACCAAAAAG TGTGTAGTGGAATACGGCTTTCCTGAGTTCAAGAGTCAGACCATTGTGATGAGGACCTTAAACACAGTGGCAGGGGTGCCCTTTATGCACGCCTGGgctccccttcaacagaacttcATG GTGGAAGATGAAACTTTCCTGCACAACATTCCGTACATGGGTGATGAGGTGTTTGAACAAGATGAGGCCTTCCTTGAAGAGCTTATTGATAACTATGACG AGGGCAAGTTCATTGACGATGAGATCTTCGTGGAGCTGGTGGACGTTTTGAGCAAGTATGTGGACGAGGAAGGGGACGAGAAGGAAGACGGAGAAGAGGGGGctgctgaggaggaggaggaggacgaaaAGGAGGCAGAGACTGTGAAGGAGGAGCCTGAGTCTGAGGAGAAGCCCATCATCGGAGGGAAGAGGAAGACTGTCACAAAGA gAAGTGAACAACCACCACCCAGCAGGGTCCCACATGGCAAGATCTTCAAAGCCATCGCCTCGATGTTTCCAGACAAGGGGACGCATGAAGAACTAAAGGAAAA GTACAAGGAGCTGACGGAGTCCCCCAGTTCTGTCAAGCTGCCGCCCCAGTGCACCCCCAGCATGGACGGGCCAGGAGCCGAGTCAGTGCAGAGGGAACAGTCCCTGCACTCCTTCCACACCCTCTTCTGCAGACGATGCTTCAAATATGATTGCTTCCTCCACCGTAAGAGCCGTGAGCCAGGCCGCTCTTGCAGGAGTCGACTGTGTAGCCCTTTGCTGT cattccaCGCCACTCCGAATGTCTACAAAAGGAAAATCAAAGAGATTCGTATTGAGACAGAGCCATGTGGGCTGGACTGCTTCATGCTGCTA AAAGGAGCCAAGGAGTTTGCGGATCAGAACATGGTGAAATCTCAGCGGCCTCGGCGACGCCAGAGACGGCAGAAGCAGCCGAGCTCATCCGCTTCCACCTCCGGGGACGGAAAAGAAGGAGACAGCGACCGCGAGACCACCAGCTCGTCTG AGGGGAACTCTCGCTGCCAGACTCCGATCAAGCTGAAACAGACTTCTGAGCAGCCGGTCAGCGTTGAGGCAGCCCAGTGGAACGGAGCTGAGGAGTCCCTCTTCAGGGTGCTGCACGGCACTTACTACAACAACTTCTGTTCCATAGCCAGGCTCATCAGCACCAAGACCTGCAGACAG GTGTATGATTTTGCTGTGAAAGAAGCTCTTATACTTCGGGTTCCAGTGGAAGATGGAGGGATATCACCACAGAAGAAGAAGAGAAAACACAG GTTGTGGGCGGCACACTGCAGAAAGATTCAGCTCAAGAAAG ataaTTCATCCAATCAGGTGTACAACTACCAACCATGTGATCACCCAGAGCACCCTTGTGACAGCTCCTGTCCCTGTGTGATGACACAGAACTTCTGTGAAAAGTTTTGCCAGTGTAACCCTGAAT GTCAGAACCGCTTCCCTGGCTGTCGCTGTAAGACCCAGTGTAACACCAAGCAGTGCCCGTGCTACCTGGCAGTGCGAGAGTGTGACCCGGACCTATGCCAGACCTGTGGGGCAGCTGACCACTGGGACAGCAAGAACGTGTCCTGCAAGAACTGCAGCATCCAGCGCGGCCTCAAGAAG CACCTGTTGCTAGCGCCTTCCGACGTCGCTGGATGGGGCACCTTCATCAAAGACCCGGTCCAAAAGAACGAGTTCATCTCGGAGTACTGTGGAGAG GTGATCTCCCAGGATGAGGCTGATCGGCGCGGGAGGATCTATGATAAATACCTGTCCAGCTTCCTGTTCAATCTCAATAACG actttGTTGTGGACGCAACTCGCAAAGGAAACAAAATCCGTTTCGCGAATCACTCTGTCAACCCGAACTGCTACGCTAAAG TGGTGATGGTGAATGGAGACCATCGAATAGGGATCTTTGCCAAAAGAGCCATTGAGAAGGGAGAGGAGCTATTCTTTGACTACAG